A stretch of Henckelia pumila isolate YLH828 chromosome 4, ASM3356847v2, whole genome shotgun sequence DNA encodes these proteins:
- the LOC140867290 gene encoding transportin MOS14 isoform X3 has translation MAHSISADRCCLGNRRLLPHLRSSSSIHFRLRSPVFRRPDSEAKGIEGSPLKLLWRFILICNEGQSLQSGAKDALLSALLLAAKRFSSGPPQLLTQICLALSTLVLHAAEHGQPIGNLWYCLQNLQSQHNGSPAALEVLTVLPEIIEDQNGDSSMTSAQRYEYGQELLAHAPLVLEFLIQQSEEGFVSHVQNGDSKRKILRCLLSWVRAGCFLEILPSSLPANSLFNFVFSSLQVASSFDLAIEVLVELVSRHEGIPEFLLHRIGFFKESLLLPALKSGDEKVIGGLACLMSEIGQAAPFLIVRATTEALVMADALLSCVAFPSEDWEIADSTLQFWSSLASYIIGLKVDSAGNYQNLEKYSVPLFSALFDTLLLRAQVDDSTYNDYGSTLTLPNGLEQLRMNLVELLAEIFQLLGSASFIEKIFSGSLRPPSLYISWKEVETKLFILNVVSEVVLNEGQHFDTSVIVQLVTILSNKTSADLKGLMFLIYKSLADVIGSYAKWFTASQTNSRLLISFLATGISQSFCSSACVYALRKFCEEATVMMCEPSNLDLLIWITEGLEEKQLPLEDEDEVVSAVALIFCSVPDKKLMNNLLAKLVSPFHLAVGKLIDEGHGSFSRKNPSTYTELISSARRGLYRIGTVFKHLGTRLSTDLGPDGSLVALLEVFWPMLEKIFVSEHIENASLSAAACRALALAIQASGSMIYPGQHFVALLPKVLDCLSTNFMSFQGHECYLRTAAAVVEEFGSKEEYGPLFVRTFERFTGSTSIMAFTSSYICDQEPDLVEAYANFASSFLRCCPKEVLIASGSLFEMSLQKAGICCTAVHRGAALSAMSYISCFLEVGLMYLLEPMALEPERSVQDMVVRVISINGESLVSNLVYALLGVSAMSRVHKSTTILQQFAAMCSLSERTKWNSILHWKYFQGWLHSALQTVPAEYLKQGELESLLPIWMKAFQAAASDYLVSRRSGEISHGHMQGKGGRLLKRLIREFADNHRHIPNLT, from the exons ATGGCTCATTCAATTTCAGCAGACCGATGCTGCTTGGGAAATCGCCGCCTCCTTCCTCACCTCAGATCTTCATCATCCATTCATTTCCGACTACGAAGTCCAGTTTTTCGCCGCCCAGATTCTGAAGCGAAAG GTATTGAAGGGAGCCCTCTCAAATTGCTGTGGCGATTTATTTTG ATTTGTAATGAAGGGCAGAGCCTCCAGTCAGGAGCAAAGGATGCTCTGCTGAGTGCTCTCCTCTTAGCTGCTAAAAGATTTAGTTCAGGCCCTCCTCAG CTCTTAACACAAATTTGTCTTGCCCTCTCTACGCTTGTGCTTCATGCAGCAGAGCACGGACAACCGATTGGGAATCTTTGGTACTGTCTGCAGAATCTACAGAGCCAGCATAATGGAAGTCCTGCTGCCCTAGAAGTTCTGACAGTCTTGCCAGAAATTATCGAGGATCAAAATGGTGATAGTAGTATGACTTCAGCTCAGCGATATGAGTATGGGCAAGAG CTTCTTGCACATGCTCCTTTGGTACTGGAGTTTTTAATACAGCAATCTGAGGAGGGCTTTGTTAGCCATGTTCAAAACGGTGATAGTAAAAGGAAGATATTGCGCTGCTTGTTAAGTTGG GTACGAGCTGGGTGCTTTCTAGAGATTCTTCCAAGCTCATTGCCTGCTAACTCGCTTTTTAACTTTGTCTTTAGTTCCTTGCAG GTTGCATCGTCATTTGATCTAGCTATTGAGGTTCTTGTTGAGCTTGTGAGTCGACATGAG ggGATTCCGGAGTTTTTACTGCATCGAATTGGATTTTTTAAGGAATCACTTCTACTTCCTGCTCTTAAAAGTGGTGATGAGAAAGTGATAGGAGGACTTGCATGCTTGATGTCAGAAATTGGTCAAGCT GCACCATTTTTAATTGTGAGAGCTACCACCGAAGCACTTGTGATGGCTGATGCTCTCTTAAG TTGTGTGGCATTTCCAAGTGAAGACTGGGAGATCGCAGACTCAACTTTGCAGTTTTG GAGTAGCCTTGCCAGCTACATTATTGGGCTCAAGGTGGATAGTGCTGGAAACTATCAGAATTTAGAGAAATATTCTGTTCCTCTTTTCTCAGCATTATTCGATACTCTTTTGCTGCGTGCTCAG GTTGATGACTCCACATATAATGACTACGGAAGTACCCTTACACTGCCAAATGGCCTTGAGCAATTGAGGATGAACCTGGTGGAACTTTTGGCCGAAATTTTTCAGCTTTTGGGATCTGCTTCATTTATTGAGAAG ATCTTTTCTGGAAGTTTGAGACCTCCGAGCTTGTATATTTCTTGGAAAGAGGTAGAAACCAAGTTATTCATCCTCAATGTG GTTTCTGAGGTTGTTCTTAATGAGGGACAGCATTTTGATACGTCCGTTATCGTGCAGTTAGTGACGATtttgtctaacaagacatctgCTGACCTCAAGGGATTGATGTTCCTT atatACAAATCACTTGCAGATGTTATTGGTTCTTATGCCAAGTGGTTCACGGCATCTCAAACAAACAGCAGATTATTGAT ATCGTTTCTTGCTACTGGAATTTCACAATCATTTTGTTCAAGTGCTTGTGTTTATGCTTTGCGCAAATTCTGTGAAGAAGCGACTGTCATGATGTGTGAACCTTCCAATTTGGACCTCTTAATTTGGATAACAGAG GGATTGGAAGAGAAGCAATTGCCTTTGGAGGACGAGGATGAAGTAGTGAGTGCTGTTGCACTGATATTTTGTTCTGTCCCTGACAAGAAGCTGATGAATAATTTATTGGCTAAATTGGTTTCTCCTTTTCATTTAGCTGTTGGAAAACTT ATTGATGAAGGCCATGGATCGTTCTCGAGGAAAAATCCATCTACTTATACTGAATTAATCAGCTCTGCCAGAAGAGGACTATATAG GATTGGAACTGTATTTAAACATCTTGGAACACGGTTATCTACTGATCTTGGTCCAGATGGTTCTCTCGTTGCTTTACTTGAAGTGTTCTGGCCGATGCTTGAGAAGATCTTTGTGTCAGAACACATTGAGAATGCGAGTTTGTCTGCAGCTGCCTGCAGGGCCCTTGCACTTGCAATTCAGGCATCAGGTTCCATGATTTATCCTG GTCAACACTTTGTGGCACTTTTGCCAAAGGTCCTTGATTGTTTATCAACAAATTTCATGTCATTCCAAGGTCATGAATGCTACTTGAGAACAG CTGCTGCTGTTGTTGAAGAATTTGGCAGTAAGGAAGAATATGGACCCTTGTTCGTTCGTACTTTTGAAAGATTTACTGGTTCAACGTCAATAATGGCTTTTACTTCTTCATACATATGTGATCAAGAGCCTGATCTGGTTGAAGCTTACGCAAATTTCGCATCTTCGTTTCTGCGTTGCTGTCCGAAG GAAGTCTTAATTGCCTCTGGTTCTCTTTTTGAGATGTCATTGCAGAAGGCTGGAATATGTTGTACAGCTGTGCATCGTGGTGCAGCACTATCAGCAATGTCATACATATCCT GCTTCTTGGAGGTTGGACTTATGTATTTGCTGGAACCTATGGCTCTTGAGCCAGAAAGATCCGTGCAAGATATGGTGGTAAGGGTCATATCAATCAATGGAGAGAGTCTCGTCTCAAATCTGGTGTATGCTCTACTTGGTGTTTCTGCAATGTCAAGG GTTCATAAATCAACAACAATCCTCCAGCAATTTGCAGCAATGTGCAGTTTAAGTGAAAGAACAAAGTGGAATTCAATTCTTCACTGGAAATATTTTCAGGGATGGCTACACTCTGCC
- the LOC140867290 gene encoding uncharacterized protein isoform X5, with protein sequence MTSAQRYEYGQELLAHAPLVLEFLIQQSEEGFVSHVQNGDSKRKILRCLLSWVRAGCFLEILPSSLPANSLFNFVFSSLQVASSFDLAIEVLVELVSRHEGIPEFLLHRIGFFKESLLLPALKSGDEKVIGGLACLMSEIGQAAPFLIVRATTEALVMADALLSCVAFPSEDWEIADSTLQFWSSLASYIIGLKVDSAGNYQNLEKYSVPLFSALFDTLLLRAQVDDSTYNDYGSTLTLPNGLEQLRMNLVELLAEIFQLLGSASFIEKIFSGSLRPPSLYISWKEVETKLFILNVVSEVVLNEGQHFDTSVIVQLVTILSNKTSADLKGLMFLIYKSLADVIGSYAKWFTASQTNSRLLISFLATGISQSFCSSACVYALRKFCEEATVMMCEPSNLDLLIWITEGLEEKQLPLEDEDEVVSAVALIFCSVPDKKLMNNLLAKLVSPFHLAVGKLIDEGHGSFSRKNPSTYTELISSARRGLYRIGTVFKHLGTRLSTDLGPDGSLVALLEVFWPMLEKIFVSEHIENASLSAAACRALALAIQASGSMIYPGQHFVALLPKVLDCLSTNFMSFQGHECYLRTAAAVVEEFGSKEEYGPLFVRTFERFTGSTSIMAFTSSYICDQEPDLVEAYANFASSFLRCCPKEVLIASGSLFEMSLQKAGICCTAVHRGAALSAMSYISCFLEVGLMYLLEPMALEPERSVQDMVVRVISINGESLVSNLVYALLGVSAMSRVHKSTTILQQFAAMCSLSERTKWNSILHWKYFQGWLHSALQTVPAEYLKQGELESLLPIWMKAFQAAASDYLVSRRSGEISHGHMQGKGGRLLKRLIREFADNHRHIPNLT encoded by the exons ATGACTTCAGCTCAGCGATATGAGTATGGGCAAGAG CTTCTTGCACATGCTCCTTTGGTACTGGAGTTTTTAATACAGCAATCTGAGGAGGGCTTTGTTAGCCATGTTCAAAACGGTGATAGTAAAAGGAAGATATTGCGCTGCTTGTTAAGTTGG GTACGAGCTGGGTGCTTTCTAGAGATTCTTCCAAGCTCATTGCCTGCTAACTCGCTTTTTAACTTTGTCTTTAGTTCCTTGCAG GTTGCATCGTCATTTGATCTAGCTATTGAGGTTCTTGTTGAGCTTGTGAGTCGACATGAG ggGATTCCGGAGTTTTTACTGCATCGAATTGGATTTTTTAAGGAATCACTTCTACTTCCTGCTCTTAAAAGTGGTGATGAGAAAGTGATAGGAGGACTTGCATGCTTGATGTCAGAAATTGGTCAAGCT GCACCATTTTTAATTGTGAGAGCTACCACCGAAGCACTTGTGATGGCTGATGCTCTCTTAAG TTGTGTGGCATTTCCAAGTGAAGACTGGGAGATCGCAGACTCAACTTTGCAGTTTTG GAGTAGCCTTGCCAGCTACATTATTGGGCTCAAGGTGGATAGTGCTGGAAACTATCAGAATTTAGAGAAATATTCTGTTCCTCTTTTCTCAGCATTATTCGATACTCTTTTGCTGCGTGCTCAG GTTGATGACTCCACATATAATGACTACGGAAGTACCCTTACACTGCCAAATGGCCTTGAGCAATTGAGGATGAACCTGGTGGAACTTTTGGCCGAAATTTTTCAGCTTTTGGGATCTGCTTCATTTATTGAGAAG ATCTTTTCTGGAAGTTTGAGACCTCCGAGCTTGTATATTTCTTGGAAAGAGGTAGAAACCAAGTTATTCATCCTCAATGTG GTTTCTGAGGTTGTTCTTAATGAGGGACAGCATTTTGATACGTCCGTTATCGTGCAGTTAGTGACGATtttgtctaacaagacatctgCTGACCTCAAGGGATTGATGTTCCTT atatACAAATCACTTGCAGATGTTATTGGTTCTTATGCCAAGTGGTTCACGGCATCTCAAACAAACAGCAGATTATTGAT ATCGTTTCTTGCTACTGGAATTTCACAATCATTTTGTTCAAGTGCTTGTGTTTATGCTTTGCGCAAATTCTGTGAAGAAGCGACTGTCATGATGTGTGAACCTTCCAATTTGGACCTCTTAATTTGGATAACAGAG GGATTGGAAGAGAAGCAATTGCCTTTGGAGGACGAGGATGAAGTAGTGAGTGCTGTTGCACTGATATTTTGTTCTGTCCCTGACAAGAAGCTGATGAATAATTTATTGGCTAAATTGGTTTCTCCTTTTCATTTAGCTGTTGGAAAACTT ATTGATGAAGGCCATGGATCGTTCTCGAGGAAAAATCCATCTACTTATACTGAATTAATCAGCTCTGCCAGAAGAGGACTATATAG GATTGGAACTGTATTTAAACATCTTGGAACACGGTTATCTACTGATCTTGGTCCAGATGGTTCTCTCGTTGCTTTACTTGAAGTGTTCTGGCCGATGCTTGAGAAGATCTTTGTGTCAGAACACATTGAGAATGCGAGTTTGTCTGCAGCTGCCTGCAGGGCCCTTGCACTTGCAATTCAGGCATCAGGTTCCATGATTTATCCTG GTCAACACTTTGTGGCACTTTTGCCAAAGGTCCTTGATTGTTTATCAACAAATTTCATGTCATTCCAAGGTCATGAATGCTACTTGAGAACAG CTGCTGCTGTTGTTGAAGAATTTGGCAGTAAGGAAGAATATGGACCCTTGTTCGTTCGTACTTTTGAAAGATTTACTGGTTCAACGTCAATAATGGCTTTTACTTCTTCATACATATGTGATCAAGAGCCTGATCTGGTTGAAGCTTACGCAAATTTCGCATCTTCGTTTCTGCGTTGCTGTCCGAAG GAAGTCTTAATTGCCTCTGGTTCTCTTTTTGAGATGTCATTGCAGAAGGCTGGAATATGTTGTACAGCTGTGCATCGTGGTGCAGCACTATCAGCAATGTCATACATATCCT GCTTCTTGGAGGTTGGACTTATGTATTTGCTGGAACCTATGGCTCTTGAGCCAGAAAGATCCGTGCAAGATATGGTGGTAAGGGTCATATCAATCAATGGAGAGAGTCTCGTCTCAAATCTGGTGTATGCTCTACTTGGTGTTTCTGCAATGTCAAGG GTTCATAAATCAACAACAATCCTCCAGCAATTTGCAGCAATGTGCAGTTTAAGTGAAAGAACAAAGTGGAATTCAATTCTTCACTGGAAATATTTTCAGGGATGGCTACACTCTGCC